One part of the Sphingobacterium sp. LZ7M1 genome encodes these proteins:
- a CDS encoding bifunctional oligoribonuclease/PAP phosphatase NrnA — MLQGEEYLEELSRPKKIIITTHHKPDGDALGSSLGLFHWLKGKGHEVNVVLSSDFPDFLSWMPGFADLIYFPDQPEESQKLFDEAEIIFCLDYSALSRTNILEPIIREAKGQKWMIDHHLDPEDFATVEYWDSSAAATAQLVYTFIADVYHDKESITAEIASCLYAGIMTDTGSFRFRSTTSAVHHIIANLIDAGAKNWEIHENIYNSSTENRLKFLGYSLLNCLEVIPEYNTALFSLTKDDLLKFNVSTGDTEGLVNYALSIKGIRLAGLFIDRTELIKLSLRSIGDIPCNEICRKYFNGGGHLNAAGGNSTEKLEDVVAKFKSILPEYSSYLK, encoded by the coding sequence ATGCTACAAGGAGAAGAATATTTAGAAGAGCTTTCCAGACCTAAAAAGATAATAATTACCACTCATCATAAACCCGATGGAGATGCTTTAGGCTCATCATTAGGACTATTTCACTGGCTTAAAGGAAAAGGCCATGAGGTGAATGTTGTGCTGTCATCTGATTTTCCAGACTTTTTAAGCTGGATGCCTGGCTTTGCAGACCTAATATACTTTCCTGATCAACCTGAGGAATCCCAAAAACTATTTGATGAAGCAGAAATAATCTTCTGTTTAGATTATAGTGCCCTTTCGAGGACCAATATTCTGGAACCCATAATCCGTGAGGCCAAAGGCCAGAAATGGATGATTGACCATCATTTAGATCCAGAAGATTTCGCAACCGTTGAGTATTGGGACTCCAGCGCAGCAGCAACGGCACAGTTGGTTTACACCTTTATTGCAGATGTCTACCACGACAAAGAATCCATCACTGCTGAAATTGCATCATGTTTATATGCAGGGATCATGACGGATACCGGTTCATTCCGTTTCAGGTCTACCACCTCTGCGGTTCACCATATCATTGCCAACCTGATCGATGCAGGTGCAAAGAATTGGGAAATTCATGAGAATATATACAATAGTTCCACAGAAAACCGTTTAAAGTTCTTAGGCTATAGCCTTTTGAACTGTTTGGAGGTGATTCCCGAATACAATACGGCCTTGTTTTCATTGACCAAAGATGATCTTTTGAAATTCAATGTCAGCACCGGCGATACCGAAGGTTTGGTGAACTATGCATTATCGATAAAAGGGATTAGATTAGCCGGTTTATTTATTGATAGAACTGAATTAATTAAATTATCTTTGCGTTCGATTGGCGATATCCCTTGCAATGAGATCTGCAGGAAATATTTCAATGGTGGAGGGCATTTGAATGCCGCGGGTGGCAATTCAACAGAGAAGTTGGAAGATGTGGTAGCAAAATTCAAATCTATCCTTCCGGAGTACTCAAGTTATTTAAAATAG
- a CDS encoding DUF423 domain-containing protein — protein MNKQIILTASFFGLLAVILGAFGAHGLEGKISEKQLETWGTANQYHFYHTLALLFLSTFSRAKSQSIKVSYIMFTIGIFLFSGSLYLLSTRNLLGIENISVIGPVTPLGGLCFMVGWVALFIAAMRNRA, from the coding sequence ATGAACAAACAAATTATCCTAACTGCTTCTTTTTTCGGTTTGTTAGCTGTAATACTTGGTGCATTCGGTGCACATGGTCTTGAAGGTAAGATTTCTGAGAAACAACTAGAAACTTGGGGTACTGCAAATCAGTACCATTTCTATCATACCTTGGCACTTTTATTCCTATCCACATTTTCTAGAGCAAAAAGCCAGTCCATTAAAGTTTCGTATATCATGTTCACTATCGGTATATTCCTTTTTTCAGGGTCCTTATACCTGTTGAGCACAAGAAACCTACTTGGCATTGAAAATATCTCTGTTATTGGTCCGGTGACTCCTTTAGGAGGACTATGCTTTATGGTCGGCTGGGTTGCCTTGTTCATTGCAGCAATGAGAAATAGAGCTTAA
- a CDS encoding PepSY domain-containing protein yields MVKSFILWLHKWLGLTTGIVVVILGLTGCVYTFFDELKLVCYPDRYILDQRYHSSEALPLSQLKEIAGKQLNDGESISRVDLYPEKNRSWIFRVQEIDPDAFGYWNYFKTYKRIFLNPYTGDLLFVENSKTEFFQVILQMHMNLLLGNKYGTWVVGISTIIFVVILISGMVLWWPKRWKGKPLKRSLWIDWKSKWKRLNYDLHNVLGFYSFLISLVLAITGLVFTYPSFKKAYISFFNSFDGSEIKKLEGEPFKIPNYYPEGEQLDNALHFLLEKYSNAGMMSIRSSKAEDETFDVQIRMTEMKTGDFRWYYFNKKENNIEKVTSSENLKAGDRIGTLNYDIHTGNISGLPTKILAFLISLICASLPITGFVVWRNKVKGQKRKAEKQIKKRDLLKSNQ; encoded by the coding sequence ATGGTAAAAAGCTTCATCCTTTGGTTGCATAAATGGTTAGGCCTCACAACAGGAATCGTTGTTGTCATTTTAGGTCTGACTGGTTGTGTATACACGTTCTTTGATGAGCTAAAGTTAGTTTGTTATCCTGATCGATATATTTTAGATCAACGCTATCATTCTAGTGAGGCCCTCCCCCTAAGTCAACTTAAAGAAATTGCCGGCAAACAATTAAATGATGGCGAGTCCATTTCTAGGGTTGATCTGTATCCGGAAAAAAACAGGAGTTGGATTTTTCGCGTTCAGGAAATTGATCCCGATGCATTTGGTTATTGGAATTACTTCAAGACCTATAAAAGGATCTTTTTAAATCCATACACTGGAGATCTACTCTTTGTGGAGAATTCGAAAACCGAATTTTTCCAAGTTATTTTGCAGATGCACATGAACCTGTTGTTGGGCAATAAATACGGGACATGGGTTGTTGGAATCTCAACCATTATTTTTGTCGTCATCCTAATTTCTGGAATGGTCCTTTGGTGGCCAAAAAGATGGAAAGGAAAACCGTTGAAACGCAGTTTATGGATAGATTGGAAATCGAAATGGAAAAGGCTAAACTATGATTTGCACAATGTTTTAGGCTTTTATTCTTTTCTAATTTCATTGGTTTTAGCTATCACGGGTCTGGTTTTTACCTATCCTTCCTTTAAAAAGGCCTACATTTCATTTTTCAATTCCTTTGATGGCTCTGAAATCAAGAAGCTTGAAGGAGAACCTTTTAAAATCCCCAACTATTATCCAGAGGGTGAACAGCTTGATAATGCGCTCCACTTCCTATTGGAAAAGTATTCCAATGCTGGAATGATGTCCATTAGAAGTAGCAAAGCAGAAGACGAAACTTTTGATGTTCAGATCAGGATGACGGAAATGAAGACTGGTGATTTTAGATGGTATTACTTCAATAAAAAAGAAAACAATATTGAAAAGGTAACTTCTTCCGAAAATTTAAAAGCTGGTGACCGAATTGGGACATTAAATTACGACATCCATACGGGCAATATTTCTGGGTTGCCAACAAAAATCCTGGCTTTCCTTATTTCTTTAATTTGCGCGAGCTTACCAATTACAGGATTTGTGGTTTGGCGCAATAAGGTAAAAGGGCAAAAAAGAAAGGCAGAAAAGCAGATTAAAAAGCGTGATTTATTGAAATCCAATCAATAA
- the priA gene encoding primosomal protein N' — translation MSQLDLTAPGRVTYFVEVILPLAIAKSYTYRVPFELNDKVAVGVRVIVQFGKNKIYSAVVKNITTEPPHQYEAKYILDVVDNDPIVNETQLQMWDWIAEYYMCYVGDVMQAALPAALKMASETKIVASDDPNLDRSSLSDKGYMILEALDLAGELTVNDVIKILGQKTVFPLLRNLFEHGYILISEEIKQKYKAKTKAFLRLASEFNDPEGRRELLDSLNRAPKQQDAIIAFLQLIKTKNDVSRQDIMEVSGSGAGAITALIDKGVFTVEEKVVSRFEGTDVLLSPDFSFNPAQEQAFDEINNSFAEKDVALLHGVTASGKTQIYIRLIEAVLREGKSALYLLPEIALTAQITERLKLHFGDQLGVYHSKFNDNERAEVRHKVNKGEFKVVIGARSSVFLPFHNLGLIIVDEEHENSYKQYDPAPRYHARDTAIYLAHQHQAKVLLGSATPSVESYYNAKAGKYGLIELTERFGEAKLPTIEIVDIAEAGRKEEMYSYFSLKLLKAIEETVQNKEQVILFQNRRGHTPFLQCGTCGYVAKCVNCDVSLTYHKTSNLMHCHYCGFSEELVQTCPACGLPNMQSKGFGTERVEEQLEIQLPDLRIGRLDLDSTKGKYGFDKVISAFDNQEFDVLIGTQMITKGLDFGNVSLIGIINADGMINFPDFRAYERAFSLFSQVSGRAGRRQSEGRVIIQTNTPNHRILEQVTNHDYMAMFMAEITERKNYQYPPFYRLIKLDVKHTDQDLVHDAAKRLASLLRQQLAERVLGPEPPLVARVRNNFIQTITLKIERKNISISKVKELIKQALLHFDLDKKNKGVRVQVDVDPY, via the coding sequence ATGTCTCAACTGGATTTAACGGCTCCTGGTCGTGTCACTTATTTTGTAGAGGTTATTTTGCCATTGGCGATTGCTAAGTCCTATACCTATCGAGTTCCTTTTGAATTGAATGATAAGGTAGCAGTAGGAGTTCGGGTGATCGTACAGTTCGGTAAGAACAAGATTTATTCAGCTGTGGTCAAGAATATCACGACTGAACCTCCTCATCAATATGAAGCCAAATATATCTTAGATGTTGTAGACAATGATCCCATTGTCAATGAAACTCAATTGCAGATGTGGGATTGGATCGCAGAATACTACATGTGTTATGTAGGTGATGTGATGCAGGCGGCTTTGCCAGCAGCCCTAAAAATGGCCTCTGAAACTAAAATCGTCGCATCAGATGACCCTAATTTAGATCGTTCTTCGCTTTCAGATAAAGGCTATATGATTCTTGAAGCCTTGGATCTTGCTGGTGAGTTGACGGTAAACGATGTCATCAAAATCTTAGGTCAAAAAACGGTTTTCCCTTTATTGAGGAACCTATTTGAACATGGATATATCCTGATCTCTGAAGAAATCAAGCAGAAATATAAGGCAAAAACCAAAGCTTTTCTGAGGTTAGCCTCCGAATTCAATGATCCGGAGGGTAGACGGGAATTATTGGATAGTTTAAATCGAGCTCCAAAGCAACAGGATGCAATCATTGCATTCCTCCAACTTATCAAAACAAAGAATGATGTCAGCAGACAGGATATCATGGAAGTTTCCGGTTCAGGAGCTGGTGCAATAACCGCCCTGATCGATAAAGGTGTCTTTACAGTTGAGGAAAAGGTGGTCAGTAGATTTGAGGGTACGGATGTTCTGTTATCTCCAGACTTTAGTTTTAATCCAGCCCAAGAACAGGCCTTTGATGAAATCAATAATTCCTTTGCTGAGAAAGATGTTGCCTTGCTCCATGGAGTAACGGCTTCTGGGAAGACCCAAATTTATATCCGTTTGATTGAAGCTGTGCTTCGAGAGGGTAAATCTGCATTGTACCTATTACCGGAGATTGCCTTGACAGCACAGATAACTGAACGCTTGAAATTGCATTTTGGGGATCAATTGGGTGTTTACCATTCAAAATTCAATGACAATGAGCGTGCAGAAGTAAGGCATAAAGTAAATAAGGGTGAGTTTAAGGTAGTCATTGGCGCGAGATCCTCTGTTTTCCTTCCTTTCCATAACCTAGGGTTGATTATTGTGGATGAAGAACATGAGAACTCCTATAAACAATATGATCCTGCTCCAAGGTATCATGCCCGAGATACGGCAATTTACTTGGCTCATCAGCATCAAGCAAAAGTTCTATTGGGTTCTGCTACCCCTTCAGTGGAGAGCTATTACAATGCTAAGGCCGGTAAATATGGTCTGATTGAATTGACGGAACGATTTGGTGAGGCCAAGCTGCCGACAATCGAAATTGTGGATATTGCCGAAGCTGGCCGAAAGGAAGAGATGTACTCTTATTTTAGTCTGAAGCTATTGAAGGCCATTGAAGAAACTGTTCAAAATAAAGAACAGGTGATCCTGTTTCAAAATAGAAGAGGACATACGCCATTTTTGCAATGTGGCACTTGTGGATATGTGGCTAAATGTGTGAACTGTGATGTTAGTTTGACTTACCATAAAACCAGTAACCTGATGCATTGCCATTATTGTGGCTTTTCAGAAGAACTGGTGCAGACTTGTCCAGCCTGCGGATTGCCAAATATGCAGAGCAAAGGTTTTGGAACAGAACGAGTGGAAGAGCAGTTGGAAATCCAACTGCCTGATCTGCGAATTGGACGCCTTGACCTGGATTCCACGAAAGGGAAATATGGTTTTGATAAAGTCATTTCGGCTTTCGATAATCAAGAGTTCGATGTGTTGATCGGAACGCAGATGATCACGAAAGGGCTTGATTTTGGGAATGTCAGCTTAATTGGGATTATTAACGCCGATGGAATGATCAATTTTCCAGACTTTAGGGCATATGAAAGGGCATTTTCTTTGTTCTCACAGGTCTCAGGGCGTGCTGGAAGAAGGCAGTCGGAGGGAAGAGTGATTATTCAAACCAATACTCCAAACCATCGCATCCTCGAGCAGGTCACCAATCATGACTACATGGCCATGTTTATGGCTGAAATTACGGAAAGAAAGAATTATCAATATCCACCTTTTTATAGATTGATCAAGCTTGATGTAAAACATACCGATCAAGATCTTGTACATGATGCAGCAAAGAGATTAGCGTCCCTACTGAGACAGCAGTTAGCTGAACGTGTCCTTGGGCCAGAACCCCCGCTTGTCGCTCGGGTAAGGAATAACTTTATTCAGACCATTACCTTGAAGATTGAACGGAAGAACATTTCTATTTCGAAAGTAAAGGAACTCATCAAACAGGCATTATTGCATTTTGATTTGGATAAGAAAAACAAGGGCGTCCGCGTTCAGGTCGATGTAGACCCTTATTGA